The Nodularia sp. LEGE 06071 nucleotide sequence CTTTTGGAAAGCCATTATCAGGGTCAGTGTAGCTTGCTGATTTGTTGCCTGTAGTATAAGTAATACCTTTCTTGGCATCTAGGAATACTGCTTTTATTTCATTAGCAATTTCAACCATATTGGCTTTGGTGATAGCCGGTTGAACACCGTCGGTGGTGCAGCTAAATTTCATTAATCTGCAACTTTTCTCATGCTCAATTAATGGCTCATCGCTAGGCTGTGCAGCTCCATCTTGGGAGAAGTGGAAAAATAATTGCGGATGCCCCGAAACTGGGGGCGCGGTGTCGAACTTCTCCCCATAAACTACAGCCAAATTTTTGCGACTGTAGCCAATTACATTCATAAACAAGTTATGACGCATATTCATCATTGCGTCATTATCATTATCATCAATCCGGCAGGCTAACTTTAAAGATGACCTGGGGGAATCTAAATCACCATTACCACTAACATCCTTGAAAAATCTATCAACTCTACGATTAAATTCTAATTTGTAAGTCTGTTGCAGATGCTCAAAGGGATTAAAATCATCGGGCAATGCCATTGTTAATCCTCTCCGTCGAATAAGTCTAAGAAGTCAAAGGGATTGGGTTGAGAAGCGGTTTTAGCGGTCGCCTCATCAGCTTTCAATTTGTCTGGTTCTGGTTGAGCTACAGCTTTATTTTCTGGCTTGTCATCCTCTTTAACTGCCTTAACAAATTCAGTTGAAGCTGTTGTTAGCTCCGTCGTCGCATTGATTACGTCCAGCGGGACTTGAGTCACCATCTGGACAGTTGATGCCGCCTGTTGCAAGTTCTCTAAAGTTTGCGTCATTCGGTTGAACTTAGGGCTTGGATTCATCCAGCCATAGGCGTTTTCAAGGACTACGCCACCTTTCTTTAAAGCATTCCCAATCTTTCCTGTATAAGCAGCTATCATCTCGGCTGCTTGCAGAACAGTTTGAGTAAGGTTCATGAAACTGTTAAGCACATTGGTTGTAGCTTGATAAATTCGGTTTGCCTTAGCCCAGGCATTGCTTAAGGCAGTGTAGTTTTCGGCTCCTATAATTCCCTTAACAGCATTTTCTACAGTGCCATTTATCGCCTCTCCTACATTAAAAGTGTTCCCAGCATCATCCTTGGGAACTATCAGAGTTAATACATTTGTTAATACTCCGACCAAAGTCTGGAGAAGGTCATTAGACAGCATTGTGGCATTGTGAACCGTTGCCGCAAAAGTAAGGGTATTTAATATTCTGTCAATTTTGAGCCATTTAAATCCGTCTACTAACTTCCCTGAAATTCCACCCGCAATTTGAACGCCTAATTTCAAGTCAATCTTTTGAAGTAATGCTAGTTGTGCGGCATTTGCAGCAGCATTAATTTTGTCCAGTATGTCTTTTTTTGCTTTGTCGAGAGAATTGCCTATCTTGTTTCCTACACCATCTAATCCCTTACCCAAACAGCCACCATTCACACTATTGCAAATCGCTGTACCTGCCGCTGATTGCACCTGAGCCGGAGTGATCAGCTTGGGAGTTACCAGATTATTTACATTGGCTGGGATAAGTGCCGCAAGCCCTATCAATTGATCTAATTTCAGATTACTTTGCTGATTCACTTGCTCTTGTTGCTGTGATTTCTGATTGAATTGTTGCCCCAGGTCTGAGATTTTTAAGTCCTGAACACCCAGCTTTTGATTATTCTGCTGTACAAACTGGTCAAACTTTTGTTGACTTGTGAGGTTGCTTTGTTGTTTAAACTGTTCAAGGTTCTGATTGAATTGTTGCCCCAGGTCTGAGATTTTTAAGTCCTGAACACCCAGCTTTTGATTATTCTGCTGTACAAACTGGTCAAACTGCTGACTGATATCTGTTATGGGCTGCTTTTGCTTTGCTAGCGCCAGGGCTTCTAAAGCGACACCCTCAACAGTCCCAACCTCTTGAGTTAAAGCGCTTAATCCTCCCGCCACAGTTTGGGCAATTCCAATGGCGGAGCCAGCCATCGTTAGAGAAGCAAAAGCATTGCTAGCAGCGCTGTTAGCTTTACTACTGGCGGTATTGGCAGTGCCGAGAGCATTGTCAGCCTTACTACTGGCGGTATTGGCAGTGCCAAGGGCATTGTCAGCCTTGCTACTGGCGGTATTGGCAGTGCCGAGAGCATTGTCAGCCTTACTACTGGCGGTATTGGCTGTACTCAGGGCATTGTCAGCCTTGCTACTAGCGGTATTGGCTGTACTCAGGGCATTGTCAGCCTTGCTACTAGCGGTATTGGCTGTACTCAGGGCATTGTCAGCCTTTGAGATGGACTGGTTAGCTTTTGCGATCGCGTTATTGGCGCTATTAATTGCGCTAGATACTTGCGCCTTTAACCCTGAAATAGTTGCATTTATATTAGAAATTTTGGCTGTATTTGCATCAGCTTTAGAATTAGCTTGATTGGCTTTAGATGTAGCAGTCAGAATTTGCCCAAATGCTTTGCTTATCTGATTTGCTAAAGAATCAGTGTAATTTTCAAGCGCGTCAATCCTTGCTTTCAAGGTGAGGAAAGTCGCAATAGTTGCCAGAATATTAGCAATTTGTAAGGTTATGCTTAAGATTTTCGCCAGCGCAGATAAACTTAACCCCTTAGCTTCCCCGGCGACTTGACCAGCAGTTTTAGCAGCATCAGCAGCTTGAAATGCTTTTTCAAGTCCTTGTTTAGCCTTATTAAGTGCGTCACCCGTCAGCTTTTCATTGTTGCCTAATCGAATGTTGAACGGGCTGATTTTCTGCCCAAATACCGTAGCTGCGATTGCACCTGCAATATTAGGGATTTGGGGAATGATTGCTGCTTTGGAAGTCTGGACTGAGGAATCAATAATTCCTTGTTTCTCAGTCTTGAGAATGAATTTATCATCCAGTGCCGATATTTGCGCTGAGAGTGCGGCTAGTTCAGCACTAATTTGTGAGCATGATGTCATTTTTTGAAAAAGTTAGGAAAGGGAAGCAACCGCAGCGCGTAATGAGGAAATTGAGTTAAAAATATCGTTGCAATTTAAGCAGCAGTCGCCACAATCGAGCGTGCCGGGCGGGCATCCAGAAGAACACTCAACAGAGTAGTTACAGGTGGCAA carries:
- a CDS encoding alanine-zipper protein, which translates into the protein MTSCSQISAELAALSAQISALDDKFILKTEKQGIIDSSVQTSKAAIIPQIPNIAGAIAATVFGQKISPFNIRLGNNEKLTGDALNKAKQGLEKAFQAADAAKTAGQVAGEAKGLSLSALAKILSITLQIANILATIATFLTLKARIDALENYTDSLANQISKAFGQILTATSKANQANSKADANTAKISNINATISGLKAQVSSAINSANNAIAKANQSISKADNALSTANTASSKADNALSTANTASSKADNALSTANTASSKADNALGTANTASSKADNALGTANTASSKADNALGTANTASSKANSAASNAFASLTMAGSAIGIAQTVAGGLSALTQEVGTVEGVALEALALAKQKQPITDISQQFDQFVQQNNQKLGVQDLKISDLGQQFNQNLEQFKQQSNLTSQQKFDQFVQQNNQKLGVQDLKISDLGQQFNQKSQQQEQVNQQSNLKLDQLIGLAALIPANVNNLVTPKLITPAQVQSAAGTAICNSVNGGCLGKGLDGVGNKIGNSLDKAKKDILDKINAAANAAQLALLQKIDLKLGVQIAGGISGKLVDGFKWLKIDRILNTLTFAATVHNATMLSNDLLQTLVGVLTNVLTLIVPKDDAGNTFNVGEAINGTVENAVKGIIGAENYTALSNAWAKANRIYQATTNVLNSFMNLTQTVLQAAEMIAAYTGKIGNALKKGGVVLENAYGWMNPSPKFNRMTQTLENLQQAASTVQMVTQVPLDVINATTELTTASTEFVKAVKEDDKPENKAVAQPEPDKLKADEATAKTASQPNPFDFLDLFDGED